Proteins co-encoded in one Halorussus vallis genomic window:
- a CDS encoding MTH865 family protein translates to MADEETKAELREQFTEAFEGADYPVSNPMDLVPALPNGPGTRFEAGDVSFTAMELSTKLSDTQDFPYENVDSLVDDLIAGLEQKDMI, encoded by the coding sequence ATGGCAGACGAAGAAACCAAGGCCGAACTCCGCGAGCAGTTCACCGAGGCGTTCGAAGGCGCAGACTACCCGGTCAGCAACCCGATGGACCTCGTCCCCGCGCTCCCGAACGGCCCGGGCACGCGCTTCGAGGCGGGCGACGTTAGCTTCACCGCGATGGAGCTGTCGACGAAGCTCTCGGACACCCAGGACTTCCCCTACGAGAACGTCGACAGCCTCGTTGACGACCTCATCGCGGGACTCGAACAGAAGGATATGATCTGA